A window of Flavobacterium flavigenum contains these coding sequences:
- a CDS encoding fatty acid desaturase family protein, translating to MKAKYFNKSDDEKLFFYVLKERVNKKLQHKNVSYGDIRFWFKGLFWTLICCFSYSLLFLSINKTTFWLFYVVFQLSGLLIGFSFGHDASHNTAFRNKKANAVLHFFSFLTVGIDPLLWGLRHIRSHHLYANVEGSDIDIDKNPFLRLSPTHPWKPKHKYQAYYAPFVYMFTLLHSVFMSDWVYLFSDEYGWMKRGVSKAELYFRFLLYKAFYFSLVLVIPLLYADFSWSFIVLTYLSASAFTSMVFIIMLVGTHFFDGADYPQPEGEFLEHTWAVHQLHTSCDWDADKGWARFLSGGSNCHAAHHLFPNICHTNYSEINSIIKETTKEYSQPYHHKTLFEMMFSHFRHLNKMGNPNVSGL from the coding sequence ATTGTTTTTTTATGTTTTAAAAGAAAGAGTTAATAAAAAACTTCAACATAAAAATGTTTCTTATGGTGACATCAGATTTTGGTTTAAAGGTTTATTTTGGACTTTAATTTGTTGTTTCTCTTATTCATTGCTTTTTTTAAGTATTAATAAAACTACTTTTTGGTTATTTTATGTTGTTTTTCAGTTATCGGGACTTTTGATTGGATTTAGTTTTGGCCATGATGCCTCTCATAACACTGCTTTCCGAAATAAAAAGGCTAATGCTGTTTTACATTTTTTTAGTTTTCTGACAGTCGGAATTGATCCTTTATTATGGGGACTCCGACATATTCGATCCCATCATTTGTATGCCAATGTAGAAGGGAGTGATATTGATATAGATAAAAATCCGTTTTTGAGACTGAGCCCAACGCATCCCTGGAAACCAAAGCATAAATATCAGGCTTATTATGCGCCTTTTGTTTATATGTTTACCTTACTGCATTCTGTTTTTATGAGTGACTGGGTGTATTTATTTTCAGATGAATATGGCTGGATGAAAAGAGGAGTTTCAAAAGCTGAATTATATTTTAGATTTTTATTATATAAAGCGTTCTATTTTTCTTTAGTATTAGTAATACCATTGTTGTATGCTGACTTTTCCTGGTCTTTTATTGTTCTGACTTATCTTAGTGCAAGTGCTTTTACGTCTATGGTATTTATCATAATGCTTGTTGGAACCCACTTTTTTGACGGCGCAGATTACCCTCAGCCGGAAGGAGAATTTTTGGAACATACCTGGGCGGTTCATCAGCTCCACACAAGTTGTGACTGGGATGCAGATAAAGGATGGGCAAGATTTTTAAGTGGTGGTTCCAATTGTCATGCGGCACATCATCTTTTTCCTAACATCTGCCACACTAACTACAGCGAAATAAATTCGATAATTAAGGAGACTACAAAAGAGTATAGCCAGCCTTATCATCATAAGACTTTATTTGAAATGATGTTTTCGCATTTTAGGCATTTAAATAAAATGGGAAACCCTAATGTTTCTGGTTTGTAA